A region of Mesorhizobium sp. AR02 DNA encodes the following proteins:
- a CDS encoding trimethylamine methyltransferase family protein — protein sequence MNEPRRKRGAERTSNRGPAPIPQLPQRRVTNPYPPMALLSPDQIEAIHQASMHILENFGIEVMSPRALALFEKAGAAVDHASANVRIDRGMVDEALKTTRSNYTLTPRNPAKSIHLGGNTINFTLVAGPPNVHDMERGRRAGNLRDYADLTRLAQHFHCVHMLGNQVCAPVELPANSRHLDTYFTNLTLTDKSFHVSAIGRGRALDGIEMMAIARGLTLEQLRDDPGIATIISVNSPRRFDEMMAEGLMTMAEFGQSVAVTPFTLMGAMSPVTLAGALAQQNAEALFGVVLTQLVRPGAPVMYGAFTSNVDMKSGAPAFGTPENTKANIASGQLARRYGLPYRTTPGSASNAADAQGAYETLMALWGAVLGHGNLVYHAAGWQEGGLTASFEKFIIDVEMIQHMMEFLRPIVVDEAELAVEALGAVPTGGHFFGEPHTLERYATAFYQPILSNWQNFEAWQEAGGLDATARATRLWKKALEDYVEPVMDPAVREALEAYVARRKEAIGQGEP from the coding sequence ATGAACGAACCAAGACGCAAGCGCGGCGCCGAGCGCACCAGCAACCGGGGGCCAGCGCCCATCCCGCAGCTGCCGCAGAGGCGGGTGACGAATCCCTATCCGCCGATGGCGTTGCTGTCTCCAGACCAGATCGAGGCGATCCACCAGGCATCGATGCATATATTGGAGAATTTCGGCATCGAGGTGATGAGCCCACGGGCGCTGGCGCTGTTCGAGAAGGCGGGTGCTGCGGTTGATCACGCCTCGGCCAATGTCCGCATCGACCGTGGCATGGTCGACGAGGCACTGAAGACGACGCGGTCCAACTACACGCTGACACCACGCAACCCGGCCAAGTCAATCCATCTCGGCGGCAACACCATCAATTTCACGCTCGTTGCCGGGCCGCCCAATGTCCACGACATGGAGCGTGGCCGCCGCGCCGGCAATTTGCGCGACTATGCGGATCTCACCCGGCTGGCGCAGCATTTCCACTGCGTCCACATGCTTGGCAACCAGGTCTGTGCGCCGGTCGAGCTGCCGGCCAACTCACGCCATCTCGACACCTATTTCACCAATCTGACGCTGACCGACAAGAGTTTTCATGTCTCGGCGATTGGCCGGGGCAGGGCGCTGGACGGCATCGAGATGATGGCGATCGCGCGCGGGCTGACGCTGGAGCAGCTGCGCGACGATCCCGGCATCGCCACCATCATCTCGGTCAACTCGCCGCGCCGCTTCGACGAGATGATGGCCGAGGGGCTGATGACGATGGCCGAGTTCGGCCAGTCGGTGGCGGTGACGCCGTTCACACTGATGGGGGCGATGAGCCCGGTGACGCTGGCGGGTGCTTTGGCGCAGCAGAATGCCGAGGCGCTGTTCGGCGTCGTGCTGACGCAGCTGGTACGGCCAGGCGCACCAGTGATGTATGGCGCCTTCACCTCCAATGTCGACATGAAATCGGGCGCGCCGGCCTTCGGTACGCCTGAGAACACCAAGGCCAATATCGCCTCGGGGCAATTGGCGCGGCGCTACGGGCTGCCCTACCGGACGACGCCCGGCTCGGCCTCCAACGCGGCGGACGCGCAAGGCGCTTACGAAACGCTGATGGCGCTTTGGGGCGCCGTGCTCGGCCATGGCAACCTCGTCTATCATGCCGCCGGCTGGCAGGAGGGCGGGCTGACGGCGTCGTTCGAAAAATTCATCATCGATGTCGAGATGATCCAGCACATGATGGAGTTCTTGCGCCCGATCGTGGTCGATGAGGCTGAACTCGCCGTCGAGGCGCTGGGCGCGGTGCCGACGGGCGGGCACTTCTTCGGCGAGCCGCACACGCTGGAGCGTTACGCCACCGCCTTCTACCAGCCGATCCTGTCCAACTGGCAGAATTTTGAAGCCTGGCAGGAAGCCGGCGGGCTCGACGCAACCGCGCGCGCGACGCGGCTGTGGAAGAAAGCACTGGAAGACTATGTCGAGCCTGTGATGGATCCTGCCGTGCGCGAGGCGCTGGAAGCCTATGTCGCCAGGCGCAAGGAAGCGATCGGGCAGGGCGAGCCGTGA